In Chryseobacterium lactis, a single genomic region encodes these proteins:
- the proS gene encoding proline--tRNA ligase, with the protein MAKLTSRSEDYSKWYNELVVKADLAENSGVRGCMVIKPYGYAIWEKMRDEMDRKFKETGHVNAYFPLFVPKSLFEAEEKNAEGFAKECAVVTHYRLKTDPDNPSKLIVDPDAKLEEELIVRPTSEAIIWNTYKNWIQSYRDLPILINQWANVVRWEMRTRLFLRTAEFLWQEGHTAHATKDEAIEEAEKMNKVYADFAENFMAMPVVQGLKTPSERFAGADETYCIEALMQDGKALQAGTSHFLGQNFAKAFDVKFTNKEGKIEHAWATSWGTSTRLMGALIMTHSDDFGLVLPPTLAPIQVVIVPIFKGEEQLEQISEVALEIQAKLKAKGISVKFDNDTQNKPGWKFAEYELKGVPVRIAMGPRDLENKSVEIARRDNLTKEVRSIDGLDSYIEDLLKTIQQDIYNKAFEFRKNNITKVDNYEEFKKVLEEKGGFIYAHWDGTAEEEEQIKDETKATIRCIPLDDDIEEGISLISGKPSKRRVLFAKAY; encoded by the coding sequence ATGGCAAAATTAACCTCAAGAAGCGAAGATTACAGCAAATGGTATAATGAGCTGGTGGTAAAAGCTGATTTAGCTGAAAACTCAGGAGTGCGTGGATGTATGGTAATCAAACCGTATGGCTATGCAATCTGGGAGAAAATGCGTGATGAAATGGATAGAAAGTTTAAAGAAACAGGTCACGTTAACGCATACTTCCCGCTTTTTGTGCCCAAGAGCTTATTTGAGGCTGAGGAAAAGAACGCAGAAGGTTTTGCAAAAGAATGTGCTGTTGTTACCCACTACAGATTAAAAACTGATCCGGACAATCCTTCAAAACTAATTGTAGATCCGGATGCTAAACTGGAAGAAGAGCTTATCGTTCGTCCTACTTCAGAAGCAATTATCTGGAATACTTACAAAAACTGGATTCAATCGTATAGAGATTTACCAATATTAATCAACCAATGGGCGAATGTTGTACGTTGGGAAATGAGAACCCGTCTTTTCTTAAGAACTGCAGAGTTTTTATGGCAGGAAGGTCACACTGCTCACGCTACAAAAGATGAAGCTATTGAAGAAGCAGAGAAAATGAATAAGGTATATGCAGATTTTGCTGAAAACTTTATGGCAATGCCTGTTGTTCAGGGATTGAAAACTCCTTCTGAAAGATTTGCAGGAGCTGATGAAACGTATTGTATCGAAGCATTAATGCAGGATGGAAAAGCACTTCAGGCAGGTACATCCCACTTCCTGGGTCAGAATTTTGCAAAAGCATTTGATGTGAAATTTACCAACAAAGAAGGAAAAATTGAACATGCATGGGCTACATCATGGGGAACTTCAACCCGTTTGATGGGTGCTTTGATCATGACACACTCTGATGATTTCGGATTGGTATTGCCTCCAACGCTGGCTCCGATTCAGGTGGTCATTGTTCCGATCTTTAAAGGGGAAGAGCAATTGGAACAAATCAGCGAAGTTGCATTGGAAATCCAGGCTAAATTGAAAGCAAAAGGAATTTCTGTGAAATTTGACAATGACACTCAGAATAAGCCGGGCTGGAAATTTGCAGAATATGAATTGAAAGGAGTTCCTGTAAGAATCGCGATGGGACCAAGAGATCTGGAAAACAAATCTGTAGAAATCGCAAGAAGAGATAATCTGACGAAAGAAGTTCGTTCTATCGACGGTTTGGATTCTTACATCGAAGATTTATTGAAGACTATTCAGCAGGATATTTACAACAAAGCTTTTGAATTCAGAAAAAACAATATCACGAAAGTAGATAATTACGAAGAATTTAAGAAAGTATTGGAAGAAAAAGGTGGATTTATCTATGCACACTGGGATGGTACGGCTGAAGAAGAAGAGCAGATTAAAGACGAAACGAAGGCAACTATCAGATGTATTCCTCTGGATGATGACATCGAAGAAGGTATTTCATTGATTTCTGGGAAACCTTCTAAGAGACGTGTATTATTCGCAAAAGCGTACTGA
- a CDS encoding prolyl-tRNA synthetase, whose amino-acid sequence MKRNIHKNLLGLLRSKGVLAISGGLLLMSCGAQMGGYSETDGVYYDPNKDTLPEGVIINGGGNRVGEYYDYYQDSNIIQNAQTNSREQQNKYNEWGGTDPGWSSNATDSDWGLYAGSQTNYYDNSWGSPWGWYGGYSPYWGMNRGWGWGMNMSWGWGGSFGWGWGGSFGWGSPYWGYSPYWGGYYDPFWGGYGNPYWGYGGYWGGGYYNRPVYHRRSGSTGGFVGNPGIGSAVYRTNTANTGSGFRNGNNNGGGFRDGNSGGFRQGNSGGFRQGNSGNSGGFRQGGNSGGFRDGNSGGFRQGNSGGFRNSVPQSRPDYNYQQPRNNGGFRSMDSGGFRSGGGFNSGGGGGGFRGGSGGGGGFRSGGSGGFR is encoded by the coding sequence ATGAAAAGAAATATACATAAAAATTTGCTTGGCTTGCTAAGATCCAAAGGTGTTTTAGCAATATCAGGCGGATTATTGCTTATGTCTTGTGGTGCTCAGATGGGAGGGTATAGCGAGACAGATGGGGTGTATTATGACCCCAACAAGGATACGCTGCCAGAAGGAGTGATCATTAATGGTGGCGGAAACAGAGTAGGCGAATATTACGACTACTATCAGGATTCTAACATAATCCAAAACGCACAGACAAATTCAAGAGAACAACAAAATAAATATAATGAATGGGGAGGTACGGATCCGGGCTGGAGCAGCAATGCAACAGATTCGGACTGGGGCTTATATGCTGGTTCCCAAACCAATTATTATGACAATTCCTGGGGATCACCTTGGGGCTGGTACGGAGGTTATAGTCCATATTGGGGTATGAACCGTGGCTGGGGCTGGGGTATGAATATGTCCTGGGGTTGGGGCGGATCATTCGGATGGGGCTGGGGAGGCTCTTTCGGATGGGGAAGTCCATACTGGGGATATTCTCCTTACTGGGGTGGATATTATGATCCATTCTGGGGAGGATATGGTAATCCGTACTGGGGTTATGGAGGTTACTGGGGTGGTGGCTACTACAACAGACCTGTATACCATAGAAGAAGCGGATCAACCGGTGGTTTTGTTGGCAATCCTGGTATAGGTAGTGCGGTATACAGAACGAACACGGCTAATACAGGTTCCGGATTTAGAAACGGAAATAATAACGGTGGCGGTTTCAGAGACGGTAATTCAGGCGGATTCAGACAAGGGAACTCTGGAGGTTTCAGACAGGGTAATTCTGGAAATTCCGGTGGTTTCAGACAAGGAGGAAATTCAGGAGGTTTCAGAGATGGGAACTCTGGTGGTTTCAGACAAGGTAATTCCGGAGGATTCCGTAATTCAGTTCCTCAATCGAGACCAGACTATAATTATCAGCAACCAAGAAACAACGGAGGTTTCAGATCTATGGATTCCGGTGGCTTCAGATCCGGAGGAGGTTTCAATTCCGGCGGTGGAGGCGGTGGCTTTAGAGGCGGTTCCGGTGGCGGAGGCGGTTTCAGATCCGGCGGTAGCGGCGGTTTCAGATAA
- a CDS encoding OmpA family protein, with product MSLNVIDLIKGQLGPALVSQAASQFGESESGISKAIGGLLPAVVGGLANNADNPGVVDAITKASSSGILGNLLGGSSSNPIITNLLSSLFGDKVGGLVNSIASFSGISNNSAGSLLNLVTGATVGTVGKYAADNNLGASGISGLLNDQKGIISSLLPAGLSLASFGLGAENWFGQAKETVSSVTSTAKDNIAEGVATARENVSEGAREVREQFNNNNNNQGGGSIWKWLLPLLLLIAAGYFLWKQCEKKQTTTTTTTADSTGTAGSSVDSATTPPASAPTATPVAKTDENIDLNGVMLKGYKGGMEDQMISFLKSGGYKNAADDAALKDKWYDFDHVNFKMGSSTELEAGSQGQMENLVAILKAFPDAKIKIGGYTDKVGNEASNVKLSQSRADFIKAALAKAGVGAQVLGAEGYGSKFATVDAKASDAERAADRKMSVRFSK from the coding sequence ATGTCTTTAAATGTCATTGATTTAATTAAAGGACAATTAGGTCCCGCTTTGGTTTCACAGGCTGCATCACAGTTTGGAGAAAGCGAATCAGGAATTTCTAAAGCAATTGGTGGCTTATTACCTGCTGTGGTAGGTGGATTAGCCAATAACGCAGACAATCCTGGTGTTGTGGATGCTATTACAAAAGCCTCTTCAAGCGGAATTTTAGGAAATTTATTAGGTGGATCATCTAGTAATCCTATTATTACGAACTTGTTATCTTCACTTTTTGGAGATAAGGTAGGCGGATTAGTAAATTCCATAGCCAGTTTTTCAGGAATCAGCAATAATTCTGCAGGTTCTTTGTTAAACCTGGTTACCGGGGCTACAGTAGGCACTGTCGGAAAATACGCAGCAGACAATAATTTGGGTGCTTCGGGTATTTCCGGCTTACTGAATGACCAGAAAGGCATTATCTCTTCTTTATTGCCAGCAGGTCTTTCTCTAGCTTCTTTTGGATTAGGAGCAGAGAATTGGTTTGGACAGGCTAAGGAAACTGTTTCTTCCGTAACGTCTACCGCTAAGGACAATATCGCAGAAGGTGTTGCTACAGCAAGAGAAAATGTTTCAGAAGGAGCAAGAGAGGTAAGAGAACAATTTAATAACAATAATAACAATCAAGGCGGGGGATCAATCTGGAAATGGTTACTTCCGCTTTTATTGTTAATAGCAGCCGGATATTTCTTATGGAAACAGTGTGAGAAAAAGCAGACTACCACTACAACAACGACAGCTGATTCTACAGGAACAGCCGGATCGTCTGTAGATTCTGCAACTACTCCACCAGCATCTGCTCCTACTGCAACACCAGTAGCTAAAACTGATGAAAACATTGATCTTAACGGAGTAATGTTAAAAGGTTACAAAGGTGGTATGGAAGATCAGATGATTTCCTTCCTGAAATCCGGAGGTTATAAAAACGCCGCTGACGATGCTGCATTGAAAGATAAGTGGTACGATTTCGACCATGTAAATTTCAAAATGGGAAGTTCTACAGAATTAGAAGCAGGTTCACAAGGACAAATGGAAAACCTGGTAGCTATTCTTAAGGCATTCCCGGATGCTAAAATCAAAATCGGTGGTTATACTGATAAAGTAGGAAACGAAGCTTCTAACGTAAAACTATCACAGTCAAGAGCTGATTTCATCAAAGCTGCTTTAGCTAAAGCGGGAGTTGGTGCTCAGGTACTTGGTGCTGAAGGGTACGGAAGTAAATTTGCTACTGTTGATGCAAAAGCTTCAGACGCAGAAAGAGCTGCTGACAGAAAAATGTCTGTAAGATTCTCTAAATAA